In one Agathobacter rectalis ATCC 33656 genomic region, the following are encoded:
- a CDS encoding EAL domain-containing protein, whose protein sequence is MSDSKLLKKIQDYFCMVNGIYLSCLTKKDGVMTEVGQCNDKWKSMLTFIGEEKYEKLILRLSDCRVENLIDEPLDKDYIRLYGLIVRVDNTHDIYWIIAAVIDEQMSNDERNLLPDGIIITSEARLNRTIEFLETMTRQLLITKRDEDAANEALSLIRKSDEEIKKQFHMLEAINSVIKLLEMDGSFTDMAQKALESAVTTIKLTGAFIIRKNVDGMHLDVIVSYGRKPFDTISITEVPFFTGKPYIISSDSVMPEKFRLFMEKQAMRAAIFQPVNIDNRTQMYVCFFDEKDDRSWEKYDVKFLNDTKRVIQSILTKKITTNSLAGSYASLEAILENSGCGIYVADMSKSEILYMNNYCKQLLSNIIEQNKLEKYIFSHTAESRSFTEVYVTEEDKWFDIHRTGIAWVDGRKVQLVTMYDITQKKRYQQRIENQANNDFLTGLYNRMRCEQDLAKFIDDSVKNDTRGAMIYIDLDDFKHINDGLGHQYGDVLLKAISHSLTQVKGIENHCYRMGGDEFIVIVTGSSVDRLESIINDIQQIFVRPWFLKGEDYYCTISAGVAFFPTDARTVEDVIRRADIALFNAKKEGKNRIEFYNEGIDGTSTKRLDLEKHMRKATMNECDEFTVYFQPIINVKGEDVCAGAEALVRWNSATMGFINPVDFIPLAEYLGLINPIGEHVLREAAKHCRYWNDMGHPDYKVNVNLSVVQLLQNDIVKKIKGIIDEVGIEPGNLCLEVTESLAINDMVRMKRILSEIKALGVKVALDDFGTGYSSLNHIREMPLDIIKIDKCFIEHLGEDDFSDAFVKMVTELANTIGVHVCVEGVETDRQYAIIKKMGIYYIQGYFFDKPMCIESFEEKYI, encoded by the coding sequence ATGTCAGATTCCAAGCTTTTAAAAAAAATACAGGATTATTTCTGTATGGTCAACGGAATATATTTGTCGTGTCTGACAAAAAAGGATGGAGTCATGACAGAGGTGGGTCAATGTAACGATAAATGGAAGAGTATGCTTACATTTATTGGTGAGGAGAAATACGAAAAACTTATTTTGAGACTGTCGGACTGCAGGGTTGAGAATCTCATAGATGAACCTCTGGATAAGGACTATATCAGGCTGTATGGTCTGATTGTAAGAGTGGACAATACCCACGATATATATTGGATTATAGCTGCGGTAATTGATGAGCAGATGTCTAATGATGAGAGAAACCTGCTTCCTGATGGCATAATTATTACCAGTGAAGCGCGTCTTAACAGAACAATTGAGTTCCTGGAAACTATGACCAGACAGCTTTTGATCACAAAGAGAGATGAGGATGCTGCGAATGAGGCACTTTCGCTTATCAGGAAGTCAGATGAGGAAATCAAGAAACAGTTTCATATGCTTGAGGCTATCAATTCTGTTATAAAACTGCTTGAGATGGATGGAAGCTTTACTGATATGGCTCAAAAAGCACTGGAGAGTGCAGTTACTACCATAAAGCTTACCGGTGCTTTTATCATCCGCAAAAACGTGGACGGCATGCATTTGGATGTGATTGTAAGCTATGGCAGAAAGCCGTTTGATACAATATCAATTACCGAGGTACCTTTTTTCACAGGAAAGCCTTACATTATATCATCAGACTCTGTGATGCCGGAGAAATTCCGCCTTTTCATGGAGAAGCAGGCTATGAGGGCAGCTATATTCCAGCCTGTAAATATAGATAACAGGACTCAGATGTATGTGTGCTTTTTTGATGAGAAGGATGACAGAAGCTGGGAAAAATATGATGTGAAGTTTTTAAATGATACGAAGCGCGTCATTCAAAGTATTCTCACAAAAAAGATAACAACCAACTCGCTTGCAGGCTCCTATGCTTCGCTCGAAGCGATACTGGAAAACTCCGGCTGCGGTATATACGTGGCTGATATGTCTAAGTCAGAGATACTTTACATGAATAATTACTGTAAGCAGCTGCTTTCAAATATTATCGAACAGAACAAGCTGGAAAAATATATTTTTTCCCATACTGCAGAGAGCCGGAGCTTTACAGAGGTCTACGTGACGGAGGAGGACAAGTGGTTTGATATTCATCGCACAGGCATAGCGTGGGTGGATGGCCGCAAGGTGCAGCTTGTTACAATGTATGATATCACACAGAAGAAGCGTTATCAGCAGCGCATTGAGAACCAGGCCAATAATGATTTCCTGACAGGGCTATATAACAGGATGAGATGTGAGCAGGATCTGGCTAAGTTTATAGATGATTCAGTGAAAAACGACACCAGAGGTGCGATGATTTATATAGATCTGGATGATTTCAAGCATATAAATGACGGGCTTGGCCATCAGTACGGAGATGTGCTTTTAAAAGCTATATCGCATAGCCTGACACAGGTGAAGGGAATTGAGAACCACTGCTACAGGATGGGTGGCGATGAGTTTATCGTCATAGTGACAGGCAGCTCTGTTGACAGGCTGGAGAGTATCATTAATGATATACAGCAGATATTTGTCAGACCGTGGTTCTTGAAGGGAGAGGACTATTACTGTACAATAAGTGCCGGAGTGGCATTTTTCCCGACAGATGCAAGAACTGTGGAGGATGTCATAAGAAGAGCTGATATAGCTCTTTTCAATGCTAAGAAAGAAGGAAAAAACCGTATAGAGTTCTACAACGAGGGTATTGATGGCACAAGCACAAAGCGTCTTGACCTGGAAAAGCACATGAGAAAAGCCACGATGAATGAGTGCGATGAGTTCACCGTGTATTTTCAGCCGATTATAAACGTGAAGGGGGAGGATGTCTGTGCAGGTGCAGAGGCTCTTGTCAGATGGAATTCAGCAACCATGGGCTTTATAAATCCGGTTGACTTTATACCGCTTGCTGAGTATCTTGGGCTTATAAACCCAATCGGGGAGCATGTATTAAGAGAGGCAGCGAAGCACTGCAGGTACTGGAATGACATGGGACATCCTGACTACAAGGTCAACGTAAATCTGTCTGTGGTGCAGCTGCTGCAGAATGACATAGTCAAGAAAATCAAAGGCATAATTGACGAGGTGGGCATAGAACCGGGAAATCTGTGTCTTGAGGTGACAGAGAGTCTGGCAATCAATGACATGGTGCGCATGAAGCGGATACTCAGTGAGATAAAGGCGCTTGGTGTTAAGGTTGCACTGGATGATTTTGGTACAGGATATTCATCACTCAACCATATCAGGGAGATGCCTCTTGATATCATTAAAATAGATAAATGCTTCATTGAGCATCTTGGGGAGGATGATTTTTCTGATGCATTTGTCAAGATGGTTACAGAGCTTGCCAACACAATAGGAGTACATGTCTGCGTGGAGGGAGTTGAGACTGACAGGCAATATGCTATAATTAAGAAGATGGGAATATATTACATACAAGGGTATTTCTTCGATAAGCCAATGTGCATAGAAAGCTTTGAGGAGAAATATATCTGA